The proteins below are encoded in one region of Marinobacter sp. F4206:
- the mltG gene encoding endolytic transglycosylase MltG, with protein MLKKLLIASVCAAILVGAGTGLWVWQGLQTLEKPVALKEPVLFSVPTGTAFSQVARMLEREGLVDKSLWLRLHGRLYPGQARIQAGEYEFTGGMTPLDMVTAMVSGDTKHWSVQFIEGWTFSDMRAALARTERLEQVTRDWTDEEIMAAVGAEGEHPEGRFFPDTYLFTSTESDLDLLKRAFNTMSTVLEEEWAGREEGLPYDSPYEALIMASIVERETGAPHEREQVAGVFVRRLQQGMRLQTDPTVIYGMGDNYQGRIGSRDLRTHTPYNTYRIDGLPPTPIALPGREAIHAALNPDDGDALYFVARGDGTHKFSRTLSEHQKAVREFQLNRREDYRSSPAVQSDASDGNGEQ; from the coding sequence TTGCTCAAGAAGTTACTGATAGCCTCTGTTTGTGCGGCAATACTGGTCGGGGCCGGCACCGGGCTCTGGGTGTGGCAGGGTTTGCAAACCCTGGAAAAGCCGGTGGCTCTGAAGGAGCCGGTTCTATTCAGCGTGCCCACCGGCACGGCGTTCAGTCAGGTCGCCCGAATGCTCGAACGTGAGGGTCTGGTTGACAAGAGTCTGTGGCTGCGGTTGCACGGGCGTCTCTATCCGGGGCAGGCCCGGATTCAGGCCGGTGAATACGAGTTCACCGGCGGCATGACGCCGCTGGACATGGTGACGGCCATGGTGTCGGGTGATACCAAGCACTGGTCGGTTCAGTTTATTGAAGGCTGGACCTTCAGTGACATGAGGGCCGCCCTTGCTCGGACAGAGCGACTTGAACAGGTCACCAGGGACTGGACCGATGAGGAAATTATGGCGGCAGTGGGGGCTGAGGGCGAGCATCCGGAAGGCCGTTTCTTCCCGGATACCTACCTGTTTACCAGCACCGAATCGGATCTCGACCTTCTCAAGCGCGCGTTCAATACCATGTCCACGGTGTTGGAAGAGGAATGGGCGGGCCGGGAAGAGGGCTTGCCCTACGATTCGCCCTACGAAGCTTTGATCATGGCCTCCATTGTTGAGCGGGAAACCGGAGCGCCCCATGAGCGAGAGCAGGTGGCTGGTGTCTTCGTGCGTCGCCTGCAACAGGGTATGAGGCTGCAGACCGATCCCACGGTGATCTACGGCATGGGCGATAACTACCAGGGGCGTATCGGCAGCCGCGATCTGCGTACGCACACGCCCTATAACACTTATCGGATTGATGGTCTTCCGCCCACGCCCATTGCGTTGCCTGGTCGCGAGGCCATCCATGCAGCGTTGAACCCGGACGATGGGGACGCCCTGTACTTTGTGGCTCGGGGTGATGGCACTCACAAATTCTCCCGGACGCTGTCGGAGCACCAGAAAGCGGTTCGTGAATTCCAGCTGAATCGTCGAGAGGACTATCGGTCGTCGCCAGCGGTTCAGAGTGACGCCAGCGATGGTAATGGAGAGCAGTGA
- the tmk gene encoding dTMP kinase gives MASRGQFITFEGTEGVGKSTQLANASTTLESLGVDFIVTREPGGTPMAEAIRELLLTPRDEPVNDLTELLLMFAARAQHLHTRILPALEKGQWVLCDRFTDATFAYQGGGRGVSVDRIAQLETLVQGEVRPDHVILLDAPVETGMRRARQRGELDRFEQEAVSFFQRIRDTYLDRARATPDRYSVVDAGAPLEQVSARVSELMCKFHSDLL, from the coding sequence ATGGCCTCGCGCGGTCAGTTTATTACCTTTGAAGGAACGGAAGGGGTCGGCAAGTCGACTCAGTTGGCAAACGCGTCCACAACCCTTGAATCCCTGGGCGTTGATTTTATTGTCACCCGGGAGCCCGGTGGTACACCGATGGCGGAAGCCATCCGGGAATTACTGCTGACGCCCCGCGACGAGCCGGTTAACGATCTCACCGAATTGTTGCTCATGTTTGCTGCCCGGGCCCAGCATCTGCATACCCGCATTCTTCCGGCTCTCGAAAAGGGGCAGTGGGTGCTCTGTGATCGCTTCACCGATGCCACCTTTGCCTATCAGGGCGGGGGGCGCGGCGTTTCCGTGGACAGAATTGCCCAGTTGGAAACCCTGGTTCAGGGCGAGGTCCGGCCGGATCATGTGATCCTGCTGGACGCCCCGGTAGAAACCGGCATGAGACGGGCCAGACAGCGCGGCGAACTGGATCGTTTCGAGCAGGAGGCGGTGTCGTTTTTTCAGCGAATTCGCGACACCTACCTGGACCGCGCAAGGGCCACGCCCGACCGGTACAGCGTTGTCGACGCCGGGGCCCCTCTGGAGCAGGTCAGTGCCCGAGTGAGCGAGCTGATGTGCAAGTTTCACTCGGATCTGCTTTAA
- the putP gene encoding sodium/proline symporter PutP: MGNSVGISITFLAYILLMLGVGYVAWKRTSNLSDYILGGRSLGPLPSAISAGASDMSGWLLLGLPGYAYAAGYEAIWIAVGLLAGTWLNWLFVASRLRTYSLSAGDSLTLPSYFENRFHDTSRILRVVCAFFILMFFLFYTSSGLVAGGKLFETVFGLDYTVAVIVGTIAVVSYTFFGGFLAVTWTDVIQGLLMFAALLLVPIMAINADGGWAATTAAMEAKNPEFLDAFTGSDGAALGVLSILSLLGWGLGYFGQPHILARFKAIRSEDDVPAARRIAVIWSGLGLLGALLCGFAAIGYFETPLDDGERAFMLLVDALFHPVIAGILLAAILAAIMSTADSQLLVSSSALAEDFYKALFRKDASQEELVWVGRFAVVGIAIIACILGLNPDSKVLELVSYAWAGFGAAFGPALILSLFWREMTRNGAIAGIIVGGATVVIWGNMSGGLLDLYEIIPGFLFATIAIVLVSKFGDKPHAEILAGFDKAIKARYHNLP, encoded by the coding sequence ATAGGAAACAGTGTTGGGATCAGTATTACGTTCCTGGCCTACATCCTGCTGATGCTTGGCGTCGGCTATGTAGCCTGGAAACGAACTTCTAATCTTTCCGATTACATCCTGGGCGGCCGTAGTCTTGGCCCCCTGCCATCTGCAATCAGTGCCGGCGCGTCCGACATGAGTGGTTGGCTTTTGCTGGGTCTGCCTGGTTACGCGTATGCGGCCGGTTACGAGGCCATCTGGATCGCCGTTGGCCTGCTGGCGGGTACCTGGCTGAACTGGCTGTTTGTGGCCAGCCGCCTGCGCACCTATTCGCTGTCCGCCGGCGACTCACTGACGTTGCCCTCGTACTTCGAAAATCGCTTCCACGACACCAGTCGTATCCTGCGTGTGGTGTGTGCCTTCTTCATTCTGATGTTCTTCCTGTTCTATACCAGCTCTGGTCTGGTCGCAGGGGGCAAACTGTTTGAAACGGTATTCGGTCTCGATTACACGGTGGCGGTGATTGTCGGCACCATCGCGGTGGTCTCGTACACCTTCTTTGGCGGCTTCCTGGCGGTGACCTGGACCGACGTCATTCAGGGCCTGCTGATGTTCGCAGCTCTGCTGCTGGTGCCGATCATGGCCATCAATGCCGATGGTGGTTGGGCGGCAACCACAGCTGCAATGGAAGCCAAGAACCCTGAATTCCTTGATGCCTTCACGGGCTCCGATGGCGCAGCGCTGGGCGTGCTCTCCATCCTGTCCTTGCTGGGTTGGGGTCTGGGTTACTTTGGTCAGCCGCACATTCTCGCGCGATTCAAGGCTATTCGTAGCGAAGACGACGTCCCGGCGGCACGCCGGATTGCGGTAATCTGGAGTGGTCTTGGCCTGCTAGGCGCACTGCTGTGCGGTTTTGCTGCCATCGGCTATTTCGAGACACCGCTGGATGACGGTGAGCGGGCCTTCATGCTTCTCGTTGATGCCCTGTTCCATCCGGTCATTGCGGGTATCCTGCTGGCGGCCATCCTGGCGGCCATCATGAGTACAGCTGACTCTCAGCTGCTGGTGTCCTCGTCCGCGCTGGCGGAAGACTTCTACAAGGCACTGTTCCGCAAGGACGCCTCGCAGGAAGAGCTGGTCTGGGTAGGGCGCTTTGCTGTCGTGGGTATCGCGATTATTGCCTGCATTCTGGGTCTCAACCCCGACAGCAAGGTCCTGGAACTGGTGTCCTATGCCTGGGCCGGCTTCGGTGCGGCCTTCGGTCCGGCACTGATACTGTCGCTGTTCTGGCGTGAAATGACCCGCAACGGTGCCATCGCCGGTATCATTGTGGGTGGCGCGACTGTCGTAATCTGGGGCAACATGTCCGGCGGTCTTCTCGACCTGTACGAGATTATTCCGGGCTTCCTCTTTGCCACCATTGCGATCGTTCTTGTCTCCAAGTTCGGTGACAAGCCGCACGCCGAGATCCTGGCTGGTTTCGATAAGGCCATCAAGGCCCGCTATCATAACCTGCCGTAA
- a CDS encoding AraC family transcriptional regulator, with protein sequence MLDARLLKLPIASHQHRHEHHQIVVGVQGEAELSVDGTGSHLDTWKACLVPTEARHDYCGDNQNHVLVINLDPYVPAINTPAHADYEHLAPLFERPRTLGLDNKLQGLVQFAAGEFDRSPSNDGMKRHLAASILHCMAERLNASRTVATNRQAIRPDMVRRYIMENLHRKITVQDLAGVACLSVSRFYEMFREVTGVTPHQFLLQTRLDQAAQLLMSTSLSVSEVSYRTGFSSHSALTNALRKHKGTTPTKLRFGEKVA encoded by the coding sequence ATGCTGGATGCACGCCTACTGAAGTTGCCCATTGCCTCTCATCAGCACCGACATGAGCATCATCAGATAGTGGTGGGCGTTCAGGGCGAAGCGGAACTGAGCGTTGATGGTACCGGATCTCACCTGGATACCTGGAAAGCCTGCCTCGTCCCGACCGAGGCCCGCCATGATTATTGTGGTGACAACCAGAACCACGTTCTGGTGATCAATCTCGATCCCTATGTGCCCGCGATCAACACGCCCGCCCACGCCGATTACGAGCATCTCGCGCCGCTATTTGAACGTCCCCGGACACTGGGGCTGGATAACAAGCTGCAGGGGCTGGTGCAGTTCGCCGCGGGCGAATTTGACCGATCACCGTCGAACGACGGTATGAAGCGCCACCTTGCAGCCAGTATTCTCCACTGCATGGCCGAGCGGCTGAACGCGAGTCGAACAGTCGCAACGAATCGTCAGGCGATTCGCCCGGATATGGTCAGGCGTTACATCATGGAAAATCTCCATCGCAAGATCACAGTCCAGGATCTTGCGGGTGTGGCCTGTCTCAGTGTCAGTCGTTTCTACGAAATGTTCCGGGAGGTCACTGGCGTGACCCCGCATCAGTTTCTACTTCAGACCCGACTGGACCAGGCAGCCCAGCTGCTCATGTCCACCTCTCTTTCCGTCTCGGAAGTCAGCTATCGCACGGGGTTTTCGTCCCACAGTGCGTTGACCAATGCCTTGAGAAAACACAAGGGTACTACCCCCACAAAGTTACGGTTTGGTGAAAAAGTAGCCTAA
- a CDS encoding sulfite exporter TauE/SafE family protein — protein MTDVVALLVLGSLAGFINVLSAGGSMITLPLLMFLGLPPQVANGTNRVAITLQSLMAVGSFHRMGHGNLRVGIHLAIPAVIGAVLGAWIATWVPDQVFEWVLVSAMIGASVFMLLPQPKLDTRTLSPERLSPAIYVAMFVIGVYGGFIQVGVGVLFIVVLYHMLKIDLRQVNVLKVSIILPFTFAALVVFAINDQVDWTVGLTLAVGNVTGAFIATRVNMSARGARWVKGMTLIMVAAILIRLALY, from the coding sequence ATGACCGATGTTGTGGCGTTGCTGGTTCTGGGCAGCCTTGCCGGGTTTATCAATGTGCTGTCTGCAGGTGGTTCCATGATTACGCTGCCGCTACTGATGTTTCTTGGACTTCCCCCCCAGGTTGCCAATGGCACCAATCGCGTGGCGATCACCCTGCAGAGCCTGATGGCTGTGGGCAGCTTCCACCGGATGGGGCATGGCAACCTGAGGGTCGGGATTCACCTGGCCATTCCGGCCGTTATCGGGGCGGTGCTGGGAGCCTGGATCGCGACCTGGGTACCGGATCAGGTTTTTGAGTGGGTGCTTGTCTCGGCGATGATTGGCGCCTCGGTATTCATGCTGTTGCCACAACCGAAGCTGGATACGCGGACACTGAGCCCGGAACGGCTGTCTCCCGCGATCTATGTGGCCATGTTTGTCATCGGTGTGTACGGCGGATTTATTCAGGTCGGGGTCGGAGTTCTCTTCATCGTGGTGCTGTACCACATGCTGAAGATAGATTTGCGCCAGGTTAACGTGCTGAAGGTTTCAATCATCCTGCCTTTCACCTTTGCGGCGCTGGTGGTCTTTGCCATCAATGACCAGGTGGACTGGACGGTGGGGCTCACATTGGCGGTGGGAAATGTCACCGGTGCGTTCATCGCGACCCGGGTGAACATGAGCGCCAGGGGCGCCAGGTGGGTAAAGGGAATGACGCTGATCATGGTGGCGGCGATCCTGATTCGGCTCGCGCTGTATTAG
- the putA gene encoding bifunctional proline dehydrogenase/L-glutamate gamma-semialdehyde dehydrogenase PutA has protein sequence MFHASKVLEPAFQEQPRSVFWRSLVANYAVDEAGYLRELIELAQSDTAEDRAVTETATGLIAKVREQDDAVHMIDALLQEYSLDTEEGILLMCLAEALMRIPDKYTADALIHDKMSMADWQKHVGRSESTLVNASTWGLLLTGRVVKMDKRLDGSPSNVWRRLVKRSGEPVIRSAMYRAMGIMGKQFVLGRDIDEALRNARDYREMGYTYSFDMLGEAALTAEDAARYLNDYMKAIESVGADPDEGHQGPRPSISIKLSALHPRYEYAQEERVLKELYRTVRDLVTFAREKHVAITIDAEEMDRLEISLKLFEKVFTSRAAKGWGGFGLVVQAYSKRALPALCWLTKLAKEQGDEIPIRLVKGAYWDTEIKICQQLGLTGYPVFTRKEATDTSYLACLRYLLSDYTEGALYPQLASHNAHTVAAALVMAKNRKRRIEFQRLHGMGDALYNSILRDNDIPVRIYAPVGAHKELLPYLVRRLLENGANSSFVHRLVDAATPIEVLVQNPVQELLKHETMPNDRIPAPTDIYGQERINSRGLNIQVAADLDPLLSGLGQWSEHSWTAGPVIAGIRHTDGERVEVRSPYDNARLVGSVVLASERDAEKALEAAEDGFGPWNARPVAERAQCLQVYADLLEKNRDELIAICCREAGKTLQDGIDEVREAVDFCRYYAIQGRARFGDAIAMPGPTGESNELYMEGRGVFLCISPWNFPLAIFTGQIMAALVAGNSVIAKPAEQTSLVAGRAVELMLEAGIPADVIQLLPGDGAKLGGKLTPDPRIAGVAFTGSTQVARLINRTLAQREGAIVPLIAETGGQNAMIVDSSALPEQVVRDVLHSAFASAGQRCSALRVLYLQEEVAEHIEAMLAGAMLELSVGSPEKYSTDVGPVIDAEARKGLQEHLNELEQSARFIARSPVPPECAVGHFVPPSAYGISRMGDLETEHFGPILHVIRYRAERLDEVIDEINGAGYGLTLGIHSRSESTAAWIEQRVKVGNCYINRDQIGAVVGVQPFGGRGLSGTGPKAGGPHYLQRFATERTRTINTTAVGGNASLLSLGIEKV, from the coding sequence ATGTTTCACGCAAGCAAGGTTCTAGAACCGGCTTTCCAGGAGCAGCCCCGATCTGTCTTCTGGCGGAGTCTGGTTGCGAACTACGCTGTCGATGAAGCCGGCTACCTCCGGGAGCTGATTGAGCTCGCTCAAAGCGATACGGCGGAAGACCGTGCCGTCACGGAAACCGCCACTGGGCTGATAGCCAAAGTGCGCGAGCAGGACGACGCCGTCCATATGATTGACGCACTGCTGCAGGAGTACAGTCTCGATACCGAGGAAGGCATCCTGCTGATGTGCCTCGCCGAAGCGCTGATGCGCATCCCCGACAAGTACACTGCGGATGCGCTGATTCATGACAAAATGTCCATGGCCGATTGGCAGAAGCACGTGGGACGCAGCGAATCGACACTGGTGAACGCCTCCACCTGGGGGCTTTTGTTGACCGGGCGCGTTGTGAAGATGGACAAGCGCCTGGATGGATCTCCTTCCAATGTGTGGCGACGTCTGGTCAAGCGCAGCGGGGAGCCGGTCATACGCAGTGCGATGTACCGGGCCATGGGCATCATGGGTAAGCAGTTTGTCCTTGGGCGGGATATTGATGAGGCGCTCAGGAATGCCCGGGACTATCGGGAGATGGGCTATACCTACTCCTTCGATATGCTGGGAGAAGCAGCGCTGACCGCTGAGGATGCTGCCCGCTACCTTAATGACTACATGAAGGCCATCGAGTCAGTGGGCGCAGACCCCGACGAGGGTCATCAAGGGCCCCGGCCCTCTATTTCCATCAAGCTCTCCGCCCTTCATCCTCGCTATGAATACGCCCAGGAGGAACGGGTTCTCAAGGAGCTGTATCGCACCGTCCGAGATCTCGTGACCTTTGCCCGCGAAAAGCATGTGGCGATCACGATTGATGCGGAAGAGATGGACCGCCTGGAAATCTCCCTCAAGCTGTTTGAAAAGGTTTTTACGTCCAGAGCGGCCAAAGGGTGGGGCGGCTTTGGACTGGTAGTCCAGGCCTACTCCAAGCGTGCCCTGCCAGCGTTGTGTTGGTTGACCAAGCTGGCCAAAGAGCAGGGTGACGAGATCCCGATCCGGTTGGTCAAAGGGGCTTACTGGGATACTGAGATCAAGATCTGTCAGCAACTGGGCCTGACAGGTTATCCGGTGTTTACCCGAAAGGAAGCAACAGACACGTCGTATCTGGCCTGCCTGCGTTACCTGTTGAGTGACTACACCGAGGGTGCCCTTTATCCCCAATTGGCCAGTCACAATGCCCATACCGTGGCTGCTGCGCTGGTGATGGCGAAGAATCGCAAGCGCAGGATTGAGTTCCAGCGCCTGCATGGCATGGGTGATGCGCTCTATAACAGCATCCTCAGGGATAACGACATTCCTGTGCGGATCTACGCGCCGGTTGGTGCCCACAAGGAGTTGCTGCCATACCTCGTCCGGCGCCTGTTGGAAAACGGCGCCAATTCGTCGTTTGTCCATCGCCTTGTGGACGCCGCAACACCGATCGAGGTGCTGGTCCAGAATCCTGTTCAGGAGTTGCTGAAACACGAGACCATGCCGAATGACCGCATCCCTGCACCGACGGACATCTACGGTCAGGAGCGCATCAATTCCCGGGGCCTGAACATCCAGGTTGCGGCGGATCTCGATCCCTTGCTCAGCGGTCTTGGTCAGTGGTCGGAACACAGCTGGACTGCCGGGCCCGTCATCGCCGGCATACGCCATACCGATGGCGAACGCGTCGAGGTGCGCTCGCCCTATGACAACGCCCGCTTGGTCGGCTCGGTCGTGCTCGCCAGCGAGCGGGATGCAGAGAAAGCGCTCGAGGCCGCCGAGGATGGCTTCGGGCCCTGGAATGCCCGTCCGGTGGCTGAGCGCGCCCAGTGCCTGCAGGTCTATGCGGACCTGCTTGAAAAGAACAGGGACGAACTTATTGCGATCTGTTGCCGCGAGGCGGGAAAAACCCTGCAGGACGGCATCGATGAAGTGCGCGAGGCCGTGGATTTCTGTCGCTACTATGCGATACAGGGGCGGGCGCGGTTCGGCGATGCCATTGCCATGCCGGGGCCAACCGGTGAGAGCAATGAGCTTTATATGGAAGGTCGCGGCGTCTTCCTGTGCATCAGCCCCTGGAATTTCCCACTGGCCATCTTTACGGGCCAGATTATGGCGGCCCTGGTAGCCGGCAATAGCGTCATTGCCAAACCGGCGGAGCAGACGAGTCTGGTGGCTGGTCGCGCTGTCGAGTTGATGCTTGAAGCCGGTATTCCAGCCGATGTGATTCAACTGTTACCCGGTGATGGCGCAAAACTTGGCGGCAAACTGACCCCGGACCCCAGAATTGCCGGAGTTGCCTTCACCGGATCTACTCAGGTGGCACGCCTGATCAACCGCACGCTGGCTCAGCGTGAGGGTGCCATTGTGCCGCTGATTGCCGAGACCGGCGGCCAGAACGCAATGATTGTGGATAGCAGCGCGCTGCCGGAGCAGGTGGTTCGCGACGTTCTCCATTCTGCCTTTGCCAGCGCCGGTCAGCGATGCTCTGCACTGCGGGTACTGTATCTGCAGGAAGAGGTTGCCGAGCACATTGAGGCAATGCTGGCCGGTGCCATGTTGGAGCTGTCCGTGGGCAGTCCCGAGAAATACAGCACGGATGTCGGCCCTGTGATCGACGCAGAGGCCCGGAAAGGGCTTCAGGAGCACCTGAACGAGCTTGAACAGTCGGCCCGTTTTATTGCCCGTTCGCCCGTGCCGCCCGAGTGTGCGGTGGGTCATTTTGTGCCGCCCTCGGCGTACGGTATTTCGCGCATGGGTGATCTGGAGACGGAGCATTTCGGACCGATCCTGCATGTAATCCGATACAGGGCAGAGCGGCTGGATGAGGTGATCGATGAGATCAACGGCGCAGGTTATGGGCTGACGCTTGGCATTCACAGCCGCAGCGAATCGACCGCCGCCTGGATCGAGCAACGGGTCAAGGTTGGCAACTGCTACATCAATCGGGACCAGATAGGCGCGGTGGTTGGCGTGCAGCCGTTCGGCGGCCGCGGGCTGTCGGGCACCGGTCCGAAGGCGGGCGGGCCGCACTACCTGCAGCGGTTCGCCACCGAGCGAACAAGAACCATCAACACCACCGCAGTGGGCGGGAATGCATCGCTGCTGTCACTAGGTATTGAAAAAGTTTAG